Proteins found in one Clostridium cagae genomic segment:
- the arsD gene encoding arsenite efflux transporter metallochaperone ArsD, whose amino-acid sequence MNKMIIFDPAMCCSTGVCGPSVNPELLRVATVLNTLKNQGIIVERHNLTSNPQIFVTNKIINEILMTKGIQALPIIMVNDKIVKMGGYPSNKEFCELLNIPADYLKANIKRPTKCNCKDGHC is encoded by the coding sequence ATGAACAAAATGATAATATTTGATCCAGCTATGTGTTGCTCAACAGGTGTTTGTGGACCATCTGTTAATCCAGAATTATTAAGAGTTGCAACAGTATTAAATACTTTAAAAAATCAAGGGATAATAGTTGAAAGGCATAACCTTACAAGTAATCCTCAAATATTTGTAACTAATAAAATTATAAATGAAATATTAATGACAAAGGGGATACAAGCTCTTCCTATTATTATGGTAAATGATAAAATTGTGAAAATGGGTGGTTATCCTAGCAATAAAGAATTTTGTGAATTATTAAATATACCAGCGGATTATTTAAAAGCAAATATAAAGAGACCTACTAAATGTAATTGTAAAGATGGACATTG